A stretch of Planctomycetaceae bacterium DNA encodes these proteins:
- a CDS encoding ATP-binding protein produces the protein MRRLSAASRITIGLVCSMLGILLGANMLGLLPDRYAQMIRERTRLAEAVSLSSSMLLSGDDTRQLQQYVNVVSTTSPGLLSLGIRRSDGAVLAASEDHKERWPDGQTENTEQFLQVTVADRGGRRAAVEFVFAPVAGSGVASVLESSLIQLLIFAGIMGFIGFRIYLKTVLKNLDPSRAVPRRVREALDILTEGLMIVGRDDRILLANSALAEAVGLSAEALIGRKAGELGLSVPEGSRQYPWQHSLSTRQPVSGVITELKKGNQTHTLKINCSPLLGDDSTLRGVMVSLDDVTQLEQNKRDLQIAKDEADAANKAKSDFLANMSHEIRNPMNAIVGFAEILRMGLSDSEEARLNYLNTIHASGTHLVELINDILDFSKIEAGRLELEIRPCNPFQLMQEVISVLSGKAEEQGIKLVLELNGEIPRTIRTDATRLRQILMNLVSNAIKFTSEGEVRVVAELVDSGPAALLQFAVSDTGIGITQEQISRLFQEFMQADNSVTRRFGGTGLGLAISKRLTEALGGTIHVTSEYGRGSTFSFSIQPGDLTGVERADLRTLQEHYRSQALSRQTGLTTWFKPARVLVTDDGASNRQLVKVVLSKAGLIVDEAENGAIAVEKATKEQYDLILMDVQMPVMDGFTAMETLRRAGLTIPIISFTANVMEQDRQRCIDAGCSGFLTKPINIEKLLETIAQWLPTAEAPPEPAAESAEHDPIESVIRAITAKSVQRTSLGNGDSSADTGCSSEGSAGQQKPKARVVERTPLISQLPWDVPEFREIIEQFVVSLETTLPAMQAAWDDRDYSTLREQAHRLKGTGGTVGFPAFTEPSRLLQIAAEKENPEPIPEILDELRAIADAIQLPQDNVTG, from the coding sequence ATGAGACGACTATCTGCCGCGTCCAGAATCACGATTGGCCTGGTTTGCTCGATGCTTGGCATTCTGCTTGGGGCTAATATGCTTGGCCTTCTTCCGGATCGCTATGCGCAAATGATACGCGAGCGAACCAGGCTCGCGGAAGCCGTTTCGCTGTCGTCTTCAATGCTGTTGTCAGGCGACGACACCAGGCAGTTGCAGCAATATGTGAATGTCGTCTCGACGACCAGTCCGGGTCTTCTTTCGCTTGGGATTCGACGTTCGGATGGTGCTGTGCTGGCAGCGTCCGAAGACCACAAAGAACGGTGGCCTGACGGGCAGACAGAAAATACGGAGCAGTTTCTGCAAGTGACGGTGGCTGATCGCGGTGGACGTCGGGCAGCGGTCGAATTCGTCTTTGCTCCTGTTGCAGGTAGCGGCGTTGCTTCTGTACTGGAAAGTTCGCTCATTCAATTACTGATCTTCGCCGGTATCATGGGTTTCATTGGATTCCGGATTTATCTGAAGACGGTGCTGAAGAATCTGGATCCGTCACGTGCGGTACCGCGCCGTGTTCGCGAGGCCCTGGATATTCTGACAGAAGGTCTCATGATTGTTGGCAGGGATGACCGCATCCTGCTCGCAAATTCTGCCCTTGCCGAAGCGGTTGGACTGTCCGCTGAAGCGTTGATCGGACGTAAGGCCGGCGAGCTTGGGCTTTCTGTACCCGAAGGCAGCAGGCAGTATCCGTGGCAACATAGTCTTTCGACGCGACAGCCTGTTTCAGGCGTGATCACGGAGTTGAAAAAAGGGAATCAGACTCACACGCTGAAGATCAACTGTTCGCCTCTTCTGGGCGACGACAGCACTCTGCGGGGTGTCATGGTCTCGCTCGACGATGTCACACAGCTCGAACAAAACAAGCGTGATCTGCAGATTGCGAAGGACGAAGCCGACGCGGCGAACAAGGCAAAGAGCGACTTTCTTGCCAACATGAGCCACGAAATTCGTAACCCAATGAATGCGATTGTTGGATTTGCCGAAATCCTCCGAATGGGTCTGTCAGATTCAGAAGAAGCCCGTCTGAATTATCTGAATACCATTCATGCCAGTGGCACGCATCTGGTTGAACTGATCAATGACATTCTCGACTTTTCCAAAATCGAAGCTGGTCGGCTGGAACTGGAAATCCGGCCCTGCAATCCCTTCCAGCTCATGCAGGAAGTTATTTCTGTTCTGAGCGGCAAAGCGGAAGAACAGGGAATCAAACTTGTCCTGGAACTGAACGGGGAAATCCCACGAACAATTCGGACGGATGCGACCCGACTTCGCCAGATTCTGATGAACCTCGTCAGCAATGCGATCAAGTTTACGAGCGAGGGTGAGGTCAGAGTGGTCGCCGAACTTGTTGACTCGGGTCCAGCGGCACTGCTGCAGTTCGCTGTTTCCGATACCGGAATCGGCATCACGCAGGAACAAATCAGTCGACTGTTTCAGGAGTTCATGCAGGCGGACAATTCAGTGACGCGCCGATTCGGTGGTACGGGTCTGGGTCTTGCCATCAGCAAACGACTTACTGAAGCGCTCGGCGGAACGATCCATGTCACCAGCGAATACGGTCGGGGCAGTACGTTTTCATTCAGCATTCAGCCAGGTGATCTCACCGGTGTCGAACGGGCTGATCTTCGCACGCTGCAGGAGCACTATCGTTCTCAGGCACTGTCCCGTCAGACCGGGCTGACGACCTGGTTCAAGCCGGCGCGCGTTCTTGTGACTGACGACGGCGCAAGCAATCGGCAGCTTGTCAAAGTTGTGCTCAGCAAAGCCGGACTGATCGTTGATGAAGCAGAAAACGGGGCGATCGCTGTCGAGAAGGCCACAAAGGAGCAATACGACCTGATCCTGATGGACGTGCAGATGCCCGTCATGGATGGCTTTACCGCAATGGAAACGCTTCGCCGCGCTGGACTCACCATCCCGATCATTTCATTCACGGCGAACGTGATGGAGCAGGATCGGCAACGATGTATTGATGCGGGATGTTCCGGATTTCTGACGAAACCCATCAACATCGAGAAGCTGCTGGAAACGATCGCCCAGTGGTTGCCTACCGCAGAAGCTCCGCCGGAGCCTGCTGCAGAGTCGGCAGAACATGATCCGATTGAGTCTGTCATCAGGGCCATCACCGCAAAGTCTGTTCAAAGAACAAGTCTCGGCAATGGAGACAGTTCTGCTGACACAGGCTGCAGCTCAGAGGGCAGTGCAGGGCAACAGAAGCCAAAAGCCAGGGTCGTCGAACGGACACCTCTGATTTCGCAATTGCCCTGGGATGTTCCCGAGTTTCGTGAGATTATTGAACAGTTCGTTGTCAGCCTGGAAACCACACTTCCTGCCATGCAGGCCGCCTGGGACGATCGGGATTACAGCACACTGCGAGAACAGGCGCACCGTCTGAAGGGTACCGGAGGAACCGTTGGATTCCCCGCATTTACCGAACCCTCCAGGCTTCTGCAGATTGCTGCTGAAAAAGAGAACCCGGAACCGATACCCGAAATCCTGGATGAGCTGCGGGCAATTGCAGATGCCATTCAACTACCGCAGGACAATGTGACTGGTTGA
- a CDS encoding biopolymer transporter ExbD, protein MRVPFHSNRRSSLDGEAMTPMIDVVFLLLVFFVCASIGQRPDQLLPAALNSGTTESDTEIPDTVEPTPWDHQQVRIHLAIDPARATSAVVRLNEQPIEGMNELSERLRRLAQIDPKSPVILDVDDDVQIQNFISIYDLCQSLDFETINFATRIKVD, encoded by the coding sequence CGCAGTTCACTGGATGGTGAAGCGATGACGCCAATGATTGACGTTGTCTTTTTGCTTCTGGTGTTCTTCGTCTGCGCATCGATCGGTCAACGACCGGACCAGCTGTTACCGGCGGCCCTGAACTCCGGCACGACAGAATCTGACACAGAAATACCAGATACTGTCGAACCAACACCGTGGGATCACCAGCAGGTACGCATTCATCTTGCTATCGATCCGGCTCGCGCAACTTCTGCCGTGGTACGGTTAAACGAACAGCCCATTGAAGGCATGAACGAACTAAGCGAGCGGCTTCGGCGATTGGCACAGATCGATCCGAAATCGCCTGTTATCCTGGATGTCGACGATGATGTTCAGATTCAGAACTTCATCAGCATCTATGACCTCTGCCAGTCGCTGGATTTTGAAACCATTAACTTTGCGACGCGCATCAAGGTCGACTGA